Within the Ananas comosus cultivar F153 linkage group 25, ASM154086v1, whole genome shotgun sequence genome, the region GTCACACGTGACAAAAGCTTGATGATTCGTACCCGAGATTTTAATTTCCAAATCAAATTATTTACAtattcagctaaatttatttatttatttatttattttttaaatgagtGAGTTATTTTGTCTCTCCCATTCCCAACATCAGTGACCAAACAATAAATCATACTTCACATCCACGCACAGAGTCACAGCTGCTACTTTTTCTCAACAAGCTATAAAAAAAAGTACCCCTTCATGCACGTGCGCTAGCACGAGAATTGAGAACAAGAACAGAGACAATAATAAGAGGAGAACAACACCGAGTTCATGGAACTGTCGCTTCATTTTACAACACGAGTTTCCGAATAAGAGGgaaatttaaaatccaaaattgcaaaaacaggaagaaaaaaaaaaagtgaaagagaaaaaaggaaaagaaaaagaaaaagaacgaccatactcttctcctctctctttttttttttctttttttttttttggccttcaCGTTCTGCTTACCTCGGGTCACTCGCTTCCTCGAGATTCGTGCGACGCGGCGGagcggaggagagagaggcctctctctctctctctctctctctctctctctcccgagTCCCCGAAGAATGGGAACAGCGAATGGGTTTCGGCCACGCGTACCTTACATTTGGAGCCACTGCGCGAGCTGGGTGGGGTTGAGGACGCCGGGGACGTGGGCCCCATCCGTGAGAAGCAGGTGCGCCACGTCGGCGTACGACCGCGGCGCCTTGGCGGAGCCCCGCTCCCCgctcggctcggctcgggcTCGGGCCCTGGGGTTGGGGTCCCAGGCCTTGCCGAGGATGGTCCCGCGCGTGAGGAACTCGTGCGCCAGGTAACCGGCTAGGAGCCGGTTCCCGGTCTTATCCGGCTCAGCTTTGAGCTGCGGCGGCGCCGGAATCTGCTCGGCTACCGGCGGCGCGCCGGTCCCCGAGCNTGACAAGAGTTTCTGAGACGACATAATTATCAAATAGGACTAAGCGTATCTACCTTGGGCAATAGATTGTAATGTTGTTTGATGAAGAGTGTAATGCTTTTAGAAAAACTTGTTTCTAAAAATgccaaattaaaacttattcCTTTGAGACTCCAAATCTAATTTCTGCTTCCGCCACATCAGAAGCTTTAAATACGTCGCTTTACCAAAACACTCTGCAAAAGACTGTTAttacaaaaaccaaaaataaaaaaagtccaAATCGACTAAAAATTGTCGATATAAGCAATAGATCAGATATCACCAACCGTTTCACGTGACAAAAGTTTAATGGTTCGTATccgaaattttaatttcaaaatcaaattatttatatgttcagctaaatttatttatttattttttaaatgagtGAGTTATTTTGTCTCTCGCATTCCCCAACATCAGTGACCAAACAATAAATCATACTTCACATCCACGCACAGAGTCACAGCTGCTACTTTTTCTCAACAAGCTATAAAAAAAGTACCCCTTCATGCACGTGCGCTTGCACGAGAATTGAGAACAAA harbors:
- the LOC109728957 gene encoding uncharacterized protein LOC109728957; the encoded protein is MLNHVLGVVVAPSSSSKKRKERDLGSGTGAPPVAEQIPAPPQLKAEPDKTGNRLLAGYLAHEFLTRGTILGKAWDPNPRARARAEPSGERGSAKAPRSYADVAHLLLTDGAHVPGVLNPTQLAQWLQM